One genomic region from Biomphalaria glabrata chromosome 7, xgBioGlab47.1, whole genome shotgun sequence encodes:
- the LOC106077658 gene encoding 60S ribosomal protein L14-like isoform X2, whose translation MPYSRFVEIGRVAYIAHGADKGKLIAIVDVIDQNRALVDGPCSGVGRKDMNFKALHLTPYTIKINHSARTGTVKKAWEAAEVNKKWEQSTWAKKLATAKRRTELTDFERFKLMKAKQARNRLINIEFGKLRKQARKAPAKPKKLKKKAPAKAAAKGKK comes from the exons ATG ccatATTCTCGCTTTGTTGAGATTGGCCGAGTGGCCTATATAGCACATGGAGCTGATAAAGGAAAATTAATAGCCATTGTTGATGTCATTGATCAAAACAGG GCTCTAGTTGATGGCCCCTGCTCCGGTGTTGGTCGCAAAGATATGAACTTTAAAGCTCTGCACCTAACACCCTACACAATTAAAATTAACCATTCAGCTAGAACAGGTACTGTAAAGAAGGCTTGGGAAGCTGCTGAGGTTAACAAAAAATGGGAACAGTCAACTTGGGCTAAGAAACTGGCTACAGCAAAGAGG AGAACTGAACTGACAGATTTTGAAAGGTTTAAGTTGATGAAAGCTAAACAAGCT cGCAATCGTCTTATTAACATTGAGTTTGGAAAGTTGAGGAAACAAGCACGCAAGGCACCAGCCAAGCCcaagaaattgaaaaagaagGCACCAGCTAAAGCAGCAGCTAAAGGAAAGAAATAA
- the LOC106077658 gene encoding 60S ribosomal protein L14-like isoform X1 → MALDPYSRFVEIGRVAYIAHGADKGKLIAIVDVIDQNRALVDGPCSGVGRKDMNFKALHLTPYTIKINHSARTGTVKKAWEAAEVNKKWEQSTWAKKLATAKRRTELTDFERFKLMKAKQARNRLINIEFGKLRKQARKAPAKPKKLKKKAPAKAAAKGKK, encoded by the exons ATGGCTCTAGAT ccatATTCTCGCTTTGTTGAGATTGGCCGAGTGGCCTATATAGCACATGGAGCTGATAAAGGAAAATTAATAGCCATTGTTGATGTCATTGATCAAAACAGG GCTCTAGTTGATGGCCCCTGCTCCGGTGTTGGTCGCAAAGATATGAACTTTAAAGCTCTGCACCTAACACCCTACACAATTAAAATTAACCATTCAGCTAGAACAGGTACTGTAAAGAAGGCTTGGGAAGCTGCTGAGGTTAACAAAAAATGGGAACAGTCAACTTGGGCTAAGAAACTGGCTACAGCAAAGAGG AGAACTGAACTGACAGATTTTGAAAGGTTTAAGTTGATGAAAGCTAAACAAGCT cGCAATCGTCTTATTAACATTGAGTTTGGAAAGTTGAGGAAACAAGCACGCAAGGCACCAGCCAAGCCcaagaaattgaaaaagaagGCACCAGCTAAAGCAGCAGCTAAAGGAAAGAAATAA